CACCGTGCCCCGAAACCGAAGCCGCCCATCTCAAGGCCCGCTCCACCCCCGGCCGAGCTCCCCCGGGTGGCCCTGATCATCGATGATATCGGCTACGATCACGGCCTGGCGACCAAATTCATGGACCTCGACACCGCCATCACGTTTTCGATCCTGCCTTTCAGCCCTTTCCAACGCGTTCTTTCCGCGGAAATGCGCACCCGAGGGGTGGAGGCCATGCTGCACCTTCCCATGGAACCCAAGGAATACCCCGCGATCCAGCCGGGCAGGGGCGCCCTGCTGGTTTCGATGACCCCCGATGAACTGATCCGTCAGCTGGAGAAAAACCTGGCGGCCGTACCCGGCATCAAGGGGGTCAACAATCACATGGGCTCCCGAATGACGGAACGCTCCACCCAAATGTACCAGATTTTTTCGATCCTCAAAAAACGCAACCTTTTTTTCATCGACAGCCGCACCACCCCCGAGAGTCTGTGCCGGCCGTCGGCCCGTCTGCTGCAGGTGCCCTTCGCCCAGCGGGACGTTTTTCTCGATCATGTAACCGAGGAGGGGGAGATCCGCCGCCAGATCCAGCGGCTGGTGACCCTGGCCCAGCGGCAGGGCAGCGCCATCGGCATCGGACACCCCCACCTTGCCACCTACACGGTGCTGGCGCAGCAATTGCCGATGCTGAAAAAAAAGGTCAAACTGGTTCCCGCTTCCCAGCTGGTTCAAACCGCCGGCTGAACGGCCGGGCGAAACGCCCCGGAGACGATCGAGCAGACCGGGGGAGTGTGCGAGGTCGGGGTTTCTTTTAGGACCGGCGCCGGGCGGCAACCGCCATCCAGTCCTGGTCGGTCAGAACCGCTTCCACCCGCAGCCCCTTTTCCGCCATGCGGGCCGTCACCTGGTCCCGGTTCCGGGCCAGAATCCCCGAGCAGATCAAGACCCCATTGGGGGCCAGCACCCCCCCCACCCGCTCCAGCAACTCAAGTATGACCGGCAGCAAAATATTGGCTGTCACCAGATCATAGCGCCCCGCGATGCCGTTTACCAAATCGCCGGCCGAAACCCGGTAGGCGGCGGGCGCCAGTTTGTTCAGCCGCAGGTTTTTCTCTGCAACGGCAACCGCCACCGGGTCGTTGTCGACGCCCCGGAGCTTGCCGGCCCCCAGCTTGGCGGCAGCGATCATCAGGATTCCGGAGCCGGTGCCGACATCCAGGATGGCGGCCCCGGGCGTTATCATAGCCTCCAAAAGGCGCAGGCACAAAACGGTGGTGGGGTGCGTGCCGGTGCCGAAGGCCATGCCAGGATCGATTTCGATCACCGTTTCACCGGCGCTCGGTTGATAGGCTCGCCAGGTGGGCTTGACGACAATGGTGGGGGTCACCTTCTGGGGCCAGAAAAAGGTTTTCCAGGACTCGGCCCAGTCCTCCTCGGACAGATCCGAATAGACCACCCGGCTGTGGATGCCGTCGGCCAGGGCCAGCCGTTTCAAACCGTCCTCAAGGGCGCGGCAACGGGACGCCAGATCGGCGTTGCGGGGAAAGTAGGCGGTGACCGCATGGTCCGGGCAGGGCGGCACGGCACCCGCACCCCAGCCCTCGGCGGGATCGGCGGCGGGGTCGTCGATCACCACCCCCGTGACCCCCAGGTCATAGAAAACAGCCGCGATCAGCTCTGCGGCCAAAACGGAGGAGCGGGGGTCGAAAACCACCCGTGCGGCCACCCAGTCCATGAATGCTTGCCTCCTGAAAAAGATGGATCGACGGGGAGGATGCGCTGCGGGCTGAGGAACTATTTCTTAGCGCGCCCCTCAGCGCAGCAGGCGGATCAGCAGGGGAAGGAAAAAAATCAAAAAAAGGATGATCAGCCCCGGGGGGCTCAGGTAGGGCGTGTACCATGGTTTTCTGCGGGCGCGAGCTGATTTGAACTCGGCCAAAAACCAGTTTCCCAAAAGCGCTGCGGCCCCCAGGACGGCCACAACCCTGAGGAGCTGTATCACCGTTTCCATGGTGCGGCTTTTACATCAAAAAAAGCGCGCTGTCAAAAAACCCAGGTCGCTGACTTGGCGCGCGCGCCCCTAAAAGCGGGGCAAAAATTCGGCATGGGGGCCGCCGGGCTATTTGCGGCGGGGGGCGAAGCGGACAAAGATGCGATAATCACCGCAATCGATATCCCTGGGCAGGTTGTAGCCCTCGGGGATCAGCAGCACCATCACCCGGCCCCCGGCGGGGTCCTGGCTCATCTGGCCGCCGCGGCGATCTTTCTGGCCGTCGGGCGGCTTTCCCAGCCGCCGCCGGGGAGGCCGGACGTTGAGGATCCTGGCCTCCACCATCCCCGGCCCCGAACCGGGTCCTTTCCGGGGAGGCGGCCCCACGGCAACCGGGGCACCGATGACTATCTCCATGGACATTCTCCTGGCTTACTGGGGTGTGGGCTTCTTATCGGCTCCCCGGGCCTTCGGCTGAACCCCGCGGGGCAGCGCTTATTCCAGAGCCAACGGCGCCGGCGGCAGGTGAAAACGCTCTTTGGGGGGGTTGAAATACCCGAAGCCAAGATCGGGGAAGCGCTTGCGCAGCCCGGCCAGGAGGGCCTTCACCCCCATGGGCGTGCCCTGGGGGGCCGCCGCCGCCATGAGGCGCCAATACCGCAGGGGATCAAAGTTGAGGTTGCGCCACTGGATCAGGCCAACCGGGTGGCTGCCCAGAAAAGACTTGAAGGCCTTGAATTCCTGAGGGCTGTCGGTGACCCCGGGACAATTCAGGTAGTTCAGGGAGACGAATTTCCCCAGGCGCTTCGCCAGATCCACGCTGGCAAGAACATCCTCGAAGCGGTAGTCCCTGGGTCGGAAATAGGCCTCATAGCAGGCTTTGCGGACGCTGTTGAGGCTCACCCGGACGCTGTCCAGGCCGGCGGCGAAAAGTACTTCGAGGACCTCCGGGCGACTGGCGTTGGTGTTCATGTTGATGGTCCCCGCCGCGGTGCGGGCGCGGATCAGCCGAATCGCGGGTTCGATGACCTCTGCAGCCAGCAGCGGGTCGCCCTCGCAGCCCTGCCCGAAACTGACCACGCTGTGCTTCACGCGTTGAATGTGGGCCAGGGCAATCGCCGCAATTTCGTCCGGATCGGGGGTGAAGGCAATCCGGTCCTGGGATTGGGGCACGTTTTCGCCGGGCTGCAGGGAGAGGCAGCCGAGGCAGCGGGCATTGCAATAGCGCGAGGCGGGTAAGGGGGCTTCATAGCGCCCCAGGAAAAAATTCTTGCCGGCCGGGCAGCCGTAGACCAGGGCGCAGTGTTCCAGATGGGCCCGCAAACGATTTCCGGGGAGCATCGTGCGCATCTTGCGGACGCCAGCCGCCACCTGGCGGGGGGGCATCCGCCGCAGATCCTGGCGAGGCTCGCGGTCCACCTGAAGGACGGCCGAGCGAAAGCCCCCCCGCCACCAGCCGACGGCACCATAGGAAAAGAGGGGCAGATAGGCGGCGCGCGGCCCTTCGCGAAAGGCGCTGACGTGGGTCAGGAGGTAGCCGGGGGAATTGAAGGCCGCCACCGGGAAGACCGCTTCACCGGGCAGCATGGGGTTTTCGGTCAGCGCCTCGAACTCACCCGTCGAGCGGTTGTAAACAATCGGCAGCCGGTCCGGCAGCCGCATCAGTTCGCTGCCGAAGGGCAGTTTCCGGGTGTCACCGGTTTGCAGCAGCGTCAGGTGCCCGCCGGCCATGCCCGCAGCGCCATAGCCATCCAGATCGAATATTTCGCCGCGTTCGTTGGCCACCACCGCGGCTATCGGGCCCCCGCCGGCCTTTGCCATTTTGGTTTCCTGGGGATTGCCTTTGGGTTCACGCCGGGGATAAAATCAGCGGCGTTCGAAAATCGGCTTGACCTTGAATCGGTTTTGGCTAATAGAATGAAACCGGTTGGAGTGCAAGAGCGCCCTTCGGGACGCCCGGTTGCGGCGCGGCGCGCCTATCGCCGGACCTGATCGAAACCCCATGGACCCCAAAAATTCCTTGCAAGGGATGGGGGCTTTTGCTATCTCCGCCCGCAATTTTTACGGCCCGCCCGTCAAGACACACCCCATGCGGGTGGGGCGTTCCCGCCCGGGGCCGGCGACACTCCCCCGCTTAACACGATCAAGCGCTGCGAAAGGCCGATGGACCGCCACCAAGCGCCAGTGCGGTGGCCCAAAAAGGTGCAAGATGACCGAAATCAACATTCGCGAAGAATTCAAAAACCTGATTCTCAGCTCCTTCGGTGCGCGTGAAGACCGGGAGTTTTGGGAGATGATGCAGTTACCCGACAGCTCCCTGTACCGCAAATGCTATGAACAGCTCACCAATTCCGAGCAACAGGAGCCCCCCGGTTCGGATCTCTTCCAGAACAGCATGCGGCGCGCCTTTAACCTGATCATGGGCGGACCCCTGGAATCCAGTTAACCCGCACTTTTCCCTCTGATTTGCACCCCACCCCGGTTCACGGCCCCCTCTTGAGCAGCGGGTTCGGGTGCCCTGGAAAAAACAATTCCGCCAACGCGCCCGCTTTTTTCAACCTTCCTGGAGGTGGCCCACCAGATGCCCTAGTTCAGGGAAAATCAGGTTGGTGCAGGCCAGTTGACAGGCTCTGAGACTGCCGGGCATGGCGAAGACCACGGCCGAGGCGATCACGCCGGCGGTTGCGCGGGAAAGAATCGCGGCCGAATCGATCTCCTCGAAACTCAGCTGGGCAAACAGCACGCCGAACGCCGACAGCTCCTTGCGGAAAAGGGGCTTGATGGCTTCGATGGTCACGTCACGCTGGCTGATGCCGGTTCCCCCAGTGATCAAGACGGCCTGGGGTTCGTACGCCGCCAGGACCTCTTCCAGAGTCTGGGCAATCACCGCGGCGTCATCCGGAATGACCCGGTGAAAGCCCACCTGGTGCCCCTCCTTGCGGGCCCGGGTGGCGATCCACTGGCCGCTTTGGTCTTCAGCCAGCGAGCGCGTGCTGGAAACGCTGATAATTCCCAGTCGGATCTGGCGTGGGGCAGAGGCCTTGTGTTGACGGGTTCCCATAAAGCTTCCTTTCACCAACGCCCGCTCCGGTCAAACGATGGGCGGATGACTTTTCTGCGTGACCGTCCGGGGAGCCGTTAGGCCGTCTGTGCGCCGCACCTGGGACGTGACGCCGCCAGGGCTGCCAAAAGACCTTGATTAAGTCCCTCTTTTTTCCTATCCTACAAAACTTGGCGGTTTTGGGAAAGGTGAATCTGCGGACGGCGGGCACCGCTGTCCGCAGCCCAGAAGGGATGGACGCGTTATTTTAGTACGTGGACAATCATTCAAAAGATCGGTCGCGCGCTTTTGCGGACGATGTCGCCTTGCGCTATCCCGGCCGGGCGTTCCAACGAAAAACCGCCCGGCATGACGGCGCTCTGCAGCGGGGTAATTCTGGCCGGGGGCCTCAGCCGGCGGTTTTGCGGGCAGAACAAGGCCCTCATGGATGTCGGCGGCCGACGCATCATCGACCGCCTGCTGGCGGTTTACCGGCCCATATTTGACGAAATCATCATCGTCACCAACTCCCCCCGGGCCTACCTGGATCTGGACGCCGCCATCGTCACGGATATTTTCCCATACCGCAGTTCTTTGACCGGGATTCACGCCGGCCTTTTTCACGCCACCCGGCCCTATGCCTTTTTTGCCGCCTGCGATGCCCCCTTTCTTCTGCCCGGGATGGTCCACCTGATTTTGAACGCGCTTTCCCCGGGGGTGGACGGGGTGGTGCCGCAGACGGCGGCGGGATTTGAGCCCCTCTGTGCCGTTTACTCCCAGCGCTGCTGTCAGACGATCGCCCAGCGGCTAAAAAAGCAGCATTTCCAAATCAAGGGGATTTTCAAAAAATTTCGCATACGAACCCTCTCCGAAAAATTGCTGCGCCAGCCGGATCCCGAACTGCGGTCTTTTTTTAACATCAACACCCCGGATGATCTGGCCCGCGCCCAGACGATCGCCGCGAGCCTCGACGCCCCCTGATCCTTGGCGGCGCTCTGCCGGCATCGAACCAAAGGAGCTTGGATGAGATTAGATCAGCTGATAGAAAAAGTAAAACAACACCCCGACTTCGACCGGGTGGGCATGCTGCTCTGCCACAACGGCGTTGTCCGCGGCACCTCCCGCGACGGGCGCCGCACCAGCGGATTGCAAGTCAGCGTCGACCACCACCGCCTGGAGGAAGTTGTCGCGGCGCAAAAAAAACGCCCGGGAATCGTCGAAATTCTGGTACATATCAATGAAAACCAACCGCTTGCGGTGGGAGATGACGTCATGTTCATCGTCGTCGCCGGGGATATCCGTGAAAACGTCATCGAAACCCTGTGCGACACCCTCAACGCCATCAAATCCAGCGTCACCAGCAAAACCGAATTTTTCGTTTAGGCCACCGCATGATGCCTTTTCCCAGGAGCCAGAGATGAAAAACCTGACACACCTCGACCGGGAGGGTCGGGTCCGCATGGTGGACGTGACGGCCAAAGCGCAGACCGACCGGACCGCCGTGGCCCAGGGGTGGGTTACGATGGCCCCCGCCACGTTTCATATGATCCGGCAGCAGGGCCTCAAAAAGGGCAATGTTCTGGAAACCGCACGCATTGCCGGGATCATGGCCGCCAAAAAGACCGCCGATCTGATTCCCATGTGCCACCCCCTCAATATCACCCACTCCCAGATCGATTTCTTTCCCGATGAACCCGGCAGCCGAATCCGCATCGAGGCCAGCGTCCGGATCCTCGGCCCCACCGGCGTGGAAATGGAGGCCCTGACCGCCGTGGCCCTGGCGGCCCTGACGATCTACGACATGTGCAAGGCCGTCGACCGGGAAATGACCATCTCCGACATCTGCGTCCTCAAAAAATCAGGCGGCAAAAGCGGTGATTTTACGCGTGATGGAAGCCATTGATTTTGTCCTGCTGCTGTCGGCCGGGATTCTGCTGGGTGTCATCGGCGGCTGGCTGGCGGCGAAATTTTCCGTATACCGGCGGATCAATCCCGTCATTTCCGATTTCCAGGCCGAAATCGCCGCATTGAAGGAGCGGCTGCGCCAAAAACAAACCGAGAGCGAGGCGCTTCAGAAAGAGCTGGCCGCCCACCAGCAGGAACTCAAATCCCTGAGCGCGCGGCATCTGGAGGCCTGCCGGGAAAACGGTGCGGCCCTTGCGCGCATCGAACAATTGGCCCCTTTGCAGCAGCGCCTTCAGGACCAGACCCAGGAGATCAAGGCGCTCCAGCGGCTGAACAGTGGCATTCAGAACCGTCAGACCGAGCTGGAAACACGCCTTGCCCAGGAGCGCGCGACAGCCGCTGAAAAAATTGGCCTCCTGGAGGATATCCGTCAGCAGTGCCTGGACACCTTCAAGGCCCTGTCGGCCAGCGCCCTGCGGGAAAACAACCGGGCATTCATCGACCTGGCCGACAGCGTTTTGGCCAAGCATCTGGAAACCGCCCGCA
The genomic region above belongs to Desulfobacteraceae bacterium and contains:
- a CDS encoding divergent polysaccharide deacetylase family protein; the protein is HRAPKPKPPISRPAPPPAELPRVALIIDDIGYDHGLATKFMDLDTAITFSILPFSPFQRVLSAEMRTRGVEAMLHLPMEPKEYPAIQPGRGALLVSMTPDELIRQLEKNLAAVPGIKGVNNHMGSRMTERSTQMYQIFSILKKRNLFFIDSRTTPESLCRPSARLLQVPFAQRDVFLDHVTEEGEIRRQIQRLVTLAQRQGSAIGIGHPHLATYTVLAQQLPMLKKKVKLVPASQLVQTAG
- the prmA gene encoding 50S ribosomal protein L11 methyltransferase, whose protein sequence is MDWVAARVVFDPRSSVLAAELIAAVFYDLGVTGVVIDDPAADPAEGWGAGAVPPCPDHAVTAYFPRNADLASRCRALEDGLKRLALADGIHSRVVYSDLSEEDWAESWKTFFWPQKVTPTIVVKPTWRAYQPSAGETVIEIDPGMAFGTGTHPTTVLCLRLLEAMITPGAAILDVGTGSGILMIAAAKLGAGKLRGVDNDPVAVAVAEKNLRLNKLAPAAYRVSAGDLVNGIAGRYDLVTANILLPVILELLERVGGVLAPNGVLICSGILARNRDQVTARMAEKGLRVEAVLTDQDWMAVAARRRS
- a CDS encoding radical SAM protein; its protein translation is MAKAGGGPIAAVVANERGEIFDLDGYGAAGMAGGHLTLLQTGDTRKLPFGSELMRLPDRLPIVYNRSTGEFEALTENPMLPGEAVFPVAAFNSPGYLLTHVSAFREGPRAAYLPLFSYGAVGWWRGGFRSAVLQVDREPRQDLRRMPPRQVAAGVRKMRTMLPGNRLRAHLEHCALVYGCPAGKNFFLGRYEAPLPASRYCNARCLGCLSLQPGENVPQSQDRIAFTPDPDEIAAIALAHIQRVKHSVVSFGQGCEGDPLLAAEVIEPAIRLIRARTAAGTINMNTNASRPEVLEVLFAAGLDSVRVSLNSVRKACYEAYFRPRDYRFEDVLASVDLAKRLGKFVSLNYLNCPGVTDSPQEFKAFKSFLGSHPVGLIQWRNLNFDPLRYWRLMAAAAPQGTPMGVKALLAGLRKRFPDLGFGYFNPPKERFHLPPAPLALE
- a CDS encoding molybdenum cofactor biosynthesis protein MoaB, translated to MGTRQHKASAPRQIRLGIISVSSTRSLAEDQSGQWIATRARKEGHQVGFHRVIPDDAAVIAQTLEEVLAAYEPQAVLITGGTGISQRDVTIEAIKPLFRKELSAFGVLFAQLSFEEIDSAAILSRATAGVIASAVVFAMPGSLRACQLACTNLIFPELGHLVGHLQEG
- a CDS encoding molybdenum cofactor guanylyltransferase; the encoded protein is MTALCSGVILAGGLSRRFCGQNKALMDVGGRRIIDRLLAVYRPIFDEIIIVTNSPRAYLDLDAAIVTDIFPYRSSLTGIHAGLFHATRPYAFFAACDAPFLLPGMVHLILNALSPGVDGVVPQTAAGFEPLCAVYSQRCCQTIAQRLKKQHFQIKGIFKKFRIRTLSEKLLRQPDPELRSFFNINTPDDLARAQTIAASLDAP
- a CDS encoding molybdenum cofactor biosynthesis protein MoaE, encoding MRLDQLIEKVKQHPDFDRVGMLLCHNGVVRGTSRDGRRTSGLQVSVDHHRLEEVVAAQKKRPGIVEILVHINENQPLAVGDDVMFIVVAGDIRENVIETLCDTLNAIKSSVTSKTEFFV
- the moaC gene encoding cyclic pyranopterin monophosphate synthase MoaC translates to MKNLTHLDREGRVRMVDVTAKAQTDRTAVAQGWVTMAPATFHMIRQQGLKKGNVLETARIAGIMAAKKTADLIPMCHPLNITHSQIDFFPDEPGSRIRIEASVRILGPTGVEMEALTAVALAALTIYDMCKAVDREMTISDICVLKKSGGKSGDFTRDGSH